A genomic segment from Variovorax paradoxus B4 encodes:
- a CDS encoding anhydro-N-acetylmuramic acid kinase — MAAELFIGLMSGTSLDGVDGVLADFADGRIAVRAYATAPFPAALRTELMALNTPGDNELHRAALAGNGLARIYAGVANQLLADGGIPASQVTALGAHGQTVRHRPTEFDGVGYTLQVNNPSLLAELTGIDVVADFRSRDLAAGGQGAPLVPAFHRALFARADEPVAVLNVGGISNLSLLPAANAPGDPAVLGFDCGPGNALMDHWCQLHTGQPFDRGGQWAASGQVLPDLLARLQADPYFAKAPPKSTGRDLFNPAWLSAGLGPATGAAPADVQATLTEFTASVCAADVVRYGNNSKLLVVCGGGALNDHLLERLRARLPGVEVAASTAHGLPPLQVEAAAFAWLARSTVRREAGNLASVTGARGARVLGAAYPA; from the coding sequence ATGGCCGCCGAACTGTTCATCGGCCTGATGTCCGGCACCTCGCTCGACGGGGTCGACGGCGTGCTGGCCGATTTCGCGGACGGCCGCATCGCCGTGCGGGCCTATGCCACGGCGCCCTTTCCAGCGGCGCTGCGCACCGAGCTGATGGCGCTCAACACCCCCGGCGACAACGAACTTCACCGCGCCGCGCTCGCCGGCAACGGCCTGGCCCGGATCTATGCCGGCGTGGCCAATCAGCTCCTGGCGGACGGCGGCATTCCCGCCAGCCAGGTGACCGCCCTCGGCGCGCACGGGCAAACGGTCCGCCACCGGCCCACCGAGTTCGACGGCGTCGGCTACACCCTGCAGGTCAACAACCCCTCGCTGCTGGCCGAGCTGACCGGCATCGACGTGGTCGCGGACTTCCGCAGCCGCGACCTGGCGGCAGGCGGACAGGGCGCACCGCTGGTGCCGGCCTTCCATCGCGCGCTGTTCGCACGCGCCGACGAACCCGTTGCGGTGCTGAATGTCGGCGGCATCTCCAACCTGAGCCTGCTGCCCGCGGCCAACGCGCCGGGAGACCCGGCGGTGCTTGGCTTCGACTGCGGCCCCGGCAATGCCTTGATGGACCACTGGTGCCAGCTCCATACCGGCCAGCCCTTCGACCGCGGCGGGCAATGGGCAGCGAGCGGGCAGGTGCTGCCCGACCTGCTCGCCCGGCTGCAGGCTGATCCGTATTTTGCGAAGGCACCTCCCAAGAGCACCGGGCGTGACCTGTTCAATCCCGCATGGCTGTCCGCCGGCCTGGGCCCGGCCACGGGCGCGGCGCCGGCCGACGTGCAGGCCACCTTGACCGAGTTCACCGCCAGCGTCTGTGCAGCCGACGTTGTTCGCTATGGAAACAATAGCAAACTGCTGGTCGTTTGTGGCGGCGGGGCGCTGAATGATCATCTGCTCGAGCGCCTGCGCGCACGCTTGCCCGGCGTGGAAGTGGCCGCCTCCACGGCGCACGGCCTGCCCCCGCTGCAGGTCGAGGCCGCGGCTTTTGCCTGGCTGGCCCGAAGCACGGTGCGGCGTGAAGCAGGCAACCTGGCCAGCGTGACCGGCGCAAGGGGCGCCCGCGTGCTCGGAGCGGCCTACCCCGCCTGA